From a single Candoia aspera isolate rCanAsp1 chromosome 2, rCanAsp1.hap2, whole genome shotgun sequence genomic region:
- the RBM10 gene encoding RNA-binding protein 10, translating to MEYERRGGRGDRTGRYGAVEQIQDEGSEGRNQRDHDYRDMDYRSYMRDFNSQEPANDYDDSSEEHSVEDSYEASSGSETQHRKRDSPNEHLGFPGDGDYRDQDYRTEQEEEEQKASSIIMLRMLPQSATESDIRAQLQAHGFQPREVRLMRNKASGQSRGFAFVEFNHLQDATRWMEANQHSLTILGQKVSMHYSDPKPKINEDWLCSKCGVQNFKRREKCFKCGIPRSEAEQKLPPGGRLDQLVALSGRELSQGLLPLPQPYQVSAALSTQPVAPISEPCAENANDTIILRNLNPHSTMDSILSALAPYAVLSSSNVRVIKDKQTQLNRGFAFIQLSTIVEAAQLLQILQALHPPLNIDGKTINVEFAKGSKRDLSSSDGNRISAASVASTAIAAAQWAISQASQGREASWATQDEQSVDYGYYQHDEPYSAQEASVYSQGYLKGSQSQSGTSGTAAVGKADKSQGEGSVAAEASQEPGVPGIDPMPVLPTFPRATQNTAVPAAYQTTGSSEGASPAQGNAAVAQSYTIVSPAVLKPDVPNAAQPSGATPSMSTSTSSLPGSAGQEPYTQYPVPDVSTYQYDESSGYYYDPLTGLYYDPNSQYYYNAQTQQYLYWESERCTYVPASDQAPDGHKDGGSSGSGSSKEGKEKKEKHKTKTAQQIAKDMERWARSLNKQKENFKNSFQPVSSIREDERRESATADAGYAILEKKGALAERQHSGMDLSKLTSDDRLSPPRGLVAAYSGESDSEEEQEKTADREEKLTDWHKLACLLCRRQFPSKEALIRHQQLSGLHKQNLEIHRRAHLSEQELEALEKNDMEMKYRDRAAERREKYGVPEPPEPKKRKYSAVTPATVDFEQPTRDGLGSDNIGSRMLQAMGWKEGSGLGRKKQGIVTPIEAPTRVRGSGLGARGSSYGAVASESYREALHKTMLTRFNESD from the exons ATGGAGTATGAGAGACG AGGTGGCCGTGGGGATCGGACAGGTCGGTATGGTGCTGTTGAACAGATTCAGGATGAAGGTTCAGAAGGCCGGAATCAGAGGGACCATGACTACAGAGATATGGATTATCGATCCTACATGAGAGATTTCAACAGCCAGGAACCTGCAAATGATTATGATGATTCCTCCGAAGAACACAGTGTGGAG GATTCTTATGAGGCCTCCTCAGGATCAGAGACCCAACACAGAAAAAGAGATAGCCCAAATGAGcacttgggatttcctggtgatggCGATTACCGGGACCAAGACTATCGAACtgaacaagaagaagaagaacagaagGCTAGCAGTATCATTATGCTGAGGATGTTGCCTCAGTCTGCCACTGAGAGTGAT ATCCGGGCCCAGCTGCAGGCACATGGATTCCAGCCCCGTGAGGTGCGGCTGATGCGAAATAAAGCCTCAG GTCAGAGCCGGGGCTTCGCCTTCGTCGAGTTTAATCACTTGCAGGACGCTACACGATGGATGGAAGCCAATCAG CATTCCCTCACCATCCTGGGTCAGAAGGTCTCCATGCACTATAGTGACCCTAAACCCAAGATCAACGAGGACTGGCTCTGCAGCAAG TGTGGAGTTCAGAATTTCAAGCGCAGAGAGAAGTGCTTCAAGTGTGGCATTCCCAGATCTG AAGCTGAGCAGAAGCTACCCCCTGGTGGTCGTTTAGATCAGCTAGTGGCGTTATCAGGGCGTGAACTCAGCCAAGGCCTTCTGCCTCTCCCGCAGCCATACCAGGTGTCAGCAGCTCTGTCCACTCAGCCTGTGGCCCCCATATCTGAACCATGTGCAGAGAATGCTAATGACA CCATTATCTTGCGAAACCTGAATCCGCATAGCACGATGGACTCCATCTTAAGTGCCTTGGCGCCATATGCAGTTCTCTCCTCATCGAATGTCCGTGTCATTAAAGACAAGCAGACACAGCTCAATCGTGGTTTTGCTTTCATTCAGCTCTCCACTATTGTG GAGGCAGCTCAGTTGCTGCAGATCCTTCAGGCCCTGCATCCACCACTGAACATTGATGGCAAGACAATTAATGTGGAATTTGCAAAAGGTTCCAAACG GGACCTAAGTTCATCAGATGGAAACCGCATCAGTGCTGCTTCAGTAGCCAGCACTGCCATTGCAGCTGCACAGTGGGCTATCTCACAG GCATCGCAGGGTCGTGAGGCCTCCTGGGCTACTCAGGATGAGCAGTCTGTAGATTATGGCTACTACCAGCACGATGAACCCTACAGTGCTCAAGAGGCCAGCGTGTACTCCCAGGGATACCTGAAAGGGTCCCAGTCTCAGTCTGGCACCTCTGGGACAGCAGCTGTTGGGAAGGCAGACAAGAGCCAGGGGGAGGGATCCGTGGCAG CCGAGGCATCACAGGAGCCCGGGGTGCCAGGTATTGATCCCATGCCTGTCCTACCAACTTTCCCTCGTGCCACCCAGAACACAGCTGTGCCGGCCGCGTACCAGACAACGGGAAGCTCCGAAGGGGCCAGCCCAGCCCAAGGAAACGCTGCCGTTGCACAG TCGTACACCATCGTCTCCCCAGCTGTGTTGAAGCCTGATGTGCCTAATGCTGCCCAGCCCTCCGGTGCAACTCCCAGCATGTCCACCAGCACTTCGAGTTTGCCTGGGTCTGCTGGACAGGAACCTTACACACAGTACC CTGTCCCAGATGTCTCCACGTATCAGTATGATGAAAGCTCTGGCTACTATTATGATCCTCTGACTGGCCTCTACTATGACCCTAATTCCCAG TATTACTACAACGCGCAGACGCAGCAGTATCTGTACTGGGAAAGCGAGAGGTGCACTTATGTCCCAGCCTCGGACCAGGCGCCCGACGGCCACAAGGACGGTGGCAGCTCGGGCAGTGGCAGCAGCAAGGagggaaaagagaagaaggagaagcatAAGACCAAGACAGCCCAGCAG ATTGCAAAGGATATGGAGCGCTGGGCCCGCAGCCTCAATAAACAGAAGGAGAACTTCAAAAACAGCTTTCAGCCAGTCTCCTCCATACGAGAGGATGAAAGGCGGGAATCGGCCACAGCTGATGCTGGCTATGCTATCCTTGAGAAAAAG GGGGCACTGGCTGAGAGGCAGCATAGTGGCATGGACTTGTCCAAGCTTACTAGTGATGACAGACTG AGTCCACCACGGGGCTTAGTGGCTGCCTACAGCGGTGAAAGCGACAGTGAGGAGGAGCAAGAGAAGACAGCCGATCGGGAGGAGAAATTAACTGATTGGCACAAACTGGCTTGCCTGCTTTGTCGCAGACAGTTTCCCAGCAAGGAGGCACTTATTCGTCACCAACAGCTCTCGGGGTTACACAAG CAAAATTTGGAGATTCACCGACGGGCACATTTGTCAGAGCAAGAGCTTGAGGCACTTGAAAAGAATGACATGGAG ATGAAGTATCGAGATCGCGCAGCTGAACGAAGGGAGAAATATGGTGTTCCTGAGCCACCAGAacccaagaaaagaaaatattcagcGGTGACCCCAGCCACTGT GGATTTTGAACAACCAACACGAGACGGACTTGGAAGCGACAACATCGGCAGCCGCATGCTGCAGGCCATGGGTTGGAAAGAGGGCAGCGGGTTGGGTCGCAAGAAACAGGGTATTGTAACCCCCATTGAG gCCCCAACTCGGGTACGCGGGTCCGGCCTCGGGGCCCGTGGCAGCTCTTACGGGGCTGTGGCATCAGAGTCGTACCGGGAGGCATTGCACAAGACAATGCTCACTCGCTTCAATGAGTCAGACTGA